In a genomic window of Helianthus annuus cultivar XRQ/B chromosome 10, HanXRQr2.0-SUNRISE, whole genome shotgun sequence:
- the LOC110886644 gene encoding transmembrane 9 superfamily member 11 isoform X1 — translation MTFLFTQFNRHFTHFFLQDHRRNTDFVVYNSSSIVNISHTKPCSKQTNKQTTHYSSFNSIIIHKTHHKGFSDLAKMKVFEKFKIWVLLICLISQLGYGYYLPGSYPHKYVVGDTLSVKVNSLTSIETEIPYSYYSLPLCKPQEGVKDSAENLGELLMGDRIENSPYKFKMHTNETEIFLCQTKPLSSDEFKLLTSRIDEMYQVNVILDNLPAIRYTKKDNFLVRWTGYPLGVKIQDTYYVFNHLKFTVLVHKYEETNVASVMGAGDAAETIPTVDKPGADIPGYIVVGFEVTPCSFQHNAESLKDLKMYGKYPSKISCETSTVTMGIKENQPVAFTYEVEFVESDIKWPSRWDAYLKMEGAKVHWFSILNSLMVITFLAGIVLVIFLRTVRRDLTHYEELDKEAQAQMNEELSGWKLVVSDVFRVPDHPALLCVMVGDGVQILGMAVVTILFAALGFMSPASRGTLLTGMLFFYMILGVAAGYVAVRMWRTIFIGDHKGWVSVCWKVACFFPGIAFLILFVLNFLLWGSHSTGAIPFSLFVILILLWFCISVPLTLVGGYFGAKAPHIEYPVRTNQIPREIPPQKYPSWLLVLGAGTLPFGTLFIELFFIMSSIWMGRVYYVFGFLFIVLILLVVVCAEVSLVLTYMHLCVEDYKWWWKSFFASGSVALYIFLYSINYLVFDLKSLSGPVSATLYLGYSLFMVLAIMLATGTVGFLSSFWFVHYLFSSVKLD, via the exons ATGACTTTTCTTTTCACACAATTTAATCGACACTTTACCCACTTTTTTCTCCAAGATCACCGACGAAACACAGATTTCGTCGTCTATAACTCCTCCTCCATCGTTAATATCTCCCACACAAAACCCTgcagcaaacaaacaaacaaacaaacaacgcACTATTCTTCATTCAACTCAATAATCATCCATAAAACTCATCACAAG GGTTTTTCAGATCTGGCGAAAATGAAAGTTTTTGAGAAATTCAAGATCTGGGTTTTGTTGATCTGCTTGATTTCTCAACTGGGTTATGGGTATTATCTCCCTGGTAGTTATCCTCACAAATATGTTGTAGGTGATACATTGTCTGTGAAAGTCAACTCTTTGACTTCAATCGAGACTGAAATCCCCTACAGTTATTACAGTTTACCGTTATGTAAACCCCAAGAGGGTGTTAAAGATAGTGCTGAGAATCTTGGTGAGCTTTTGATGGGAGATAGGATCGAAAACTCGCCGTATAAGTTCAAGATGCACACGAATGAGACCGAGATCTTTCTTTGTCAAACCAAGCCCTTATCGAGCGATGAGTTTAAGCTTTTAACGAGTAGGATCGATGAAATGTATCAGGTTAACGTGATTCTCGATAATTTGCCAGCGATTCGGTACACCAAGAAGGATAATTTCTTGGTGAGATGGACCGGGTATCCACTCGGGGTCAAGATTCAAGATACttattatgtgtttaatcacTTGAAGTTTACGGTTCTTGTTCATAAGTACGAAGAGACAAATGTGGCTAGTGTTATGGGTGCAGGGGATGCTGCTGAGACGATCCCTACTGTTGACAAACCGGGAGCTGATATTCCTGGTTATATCGTTGTCGGGTTTGAGGTCACTCCGTGTAGCTTCCAGCACAATGCCGAGTCGTTAAAGGATTTAAAGATGTACGGGAAGTACCCGTCGAAAATCTCGTGCGAAACCAGCACCGTAACAATGGGTATAAAAGAAAACCAGCCTGTGGCTTTCACTTACGAAGTTGAATTCGTCGAGAGCGATATCAAATGGCCATCAAGATGGGACGcttatttgaaaatggaagggGCGAAAGTACACTGGTTTTCGATCCTGAATTCGTTAATGGTTATCACTTTCTTGGCGGGAATCGTGCTCGTGATTTTCTTGAGAACCGTAAGGCGGGATTTGACTCATTACGAAGAGTTAGACAAAGAGGCGCAAGCCCAGATGAACGAAGAGTTATCAGGCTGGAAACTCGTTGTGAGTGACGTTTTTCGTGTTCCCGATCATCCAGCGCTTTTATGCGTTATGGTTGGTGACGGGGTTCAGATTCTTGGAATGGCGGTTGTCACGATCCTGTTTGCTGCACTTGGGTTCATGTCTCCGGCTTCTCGTGGGACCCTGCTCACCGGTATGCTGTTCTTTTACATGATTCTCGGAGTCGCGGCTGGTTACGTTGCTGTACGTATGTGGAGAACGATTTTCATCGGCGATCATAAAGGTTGGGTGTCCGTTTGCTGGAAAGTCGCTTGCTTTTTCCCGGGTATCGCGTTCTTGATCCTTTTCGTGTTAAACTTCCTCTTATGGGGCTCACACAGCACCGGTGCAATCCCGTTTTCGCTATTCGTTATCCTAATTCTGCTATGGTTTTGCATATCCGTCCCGTTGACACTCGTTGGTGGTTATTTCGGTGCAAAGGCCCCGCATATCGAGTACCCGGTTCGAACCAATCAAATACCGCGTGAAATCCCACCTCAAAAGTACCCATCTTGGTTACTCGTTCTTGGTGCGGGTACACTTCCGTTCGGGACACTCTTTATCGAGCTTTTCTTCATAATGTCTAGCATATGGATGGGCCGGGTTTACTACGTTTTCGGGTTTTTATTCATCGTCTTGATCCTTTTGGTAGTCGTTTGCGCTGAGGTGTCACTAGTCTTGACCTACATGCATCTATGCGTCGAGGATTATAAGTGGTGGTGGAAGTCGTTTTTCGCTTCAGGCTCAGTTGCATTATACATTTTCTTGTACTCGATTAACTACCTTGTTTTCGACCTCAAGAGCTTAAGCGGGCCTGTTTCGGCTACGCTTTATTTGGGTTACTCGTTGTTCATGGTTCTAGCCATCATGCTCGCGACTGGGACCGTTGGGTTCCTGTCATCGTTCTGGTTCGTGCACTATTTGTTCTCTTCGGTGAAACTTGATTGA
- the LOC110886644 gene encoding transmembrane 9 superfamily member 11 isoform X2, giving the protein MKVFEKFKIWVLLICLISQLGYGYYLPGSYPHKYVVGDTLSVKVNSLTSIETEIPYSYYSLPLCKPQEGVKDSAENLGELLMGDRIENSPYKFKMHTNETEIFLCQTKPLSSDEFKLLTSRIDEMYQVNVILDNLPAIRYTKKDNFLVRWTGYPLGVKIQDTYYVFNHLKFTVLVHKYEETNVASVMGAGDAAETIPTVDKPGADIPGYIVVGFEVTPCSFQHNAESLKDLKMYGKYPSKISCETSTVTMGIKENQPVAFTYEVEFVESDIKWPSRWDAYLKMEGAKVHWFSILNSLMVITFLAGIVLVIFLRTVRRDLTHYEELDKEAQAQMNEELSGWKLVVSDVFRVPDHPALLCVMVGDGVQILGMAVVTILFAALGFMSPASRGTLLTGMLFFYMILGVAAGYVAVRMWRTIFIGDHKGWVSVCWKVACFFPGIAFLILFVLNFLLWGSHSTGAIPFSLFVILILLWFCISVPLTLVGGYFGAKAPHIEYPVRTNQIPREIPPQKYPSWLLVLGAGTLPFGTLFIELFFIMSSIWMGRVYYVFGFLFIVLILLVVVCAEVSLVLTYMHLCVEDYKWWWKSFFASGSVALYIFLYSINYLVFDLKSLSGPVSATLYLGYSLFMVLAIMLATGTVGFLSSFWFVHYLFSSVKLD; this is encoded by the coding sequence ATGAAAGTTTTTGAGAAATTCAAGATCTGGGTTTTGTTGATCTGCTTGATTTCTCAACTGGGTTATGGGTATTATCTCCCTGGTAGTTATCCTCACAAATATGTTGTAGGTGATACATTGTCTGTGAAAGTCAACTCTTTGACTTCAATCGAGACTGAAATCCCCTACAGTTATTACAGTTTACCGTTATGTAAACCCCAAGAGGGTGTTAAAGATAGTGCTGAGAATCTTGGTGAGCTTTTGATGGGAGATAGGATCGAAAACTCGCCGTATAAGTTCAAGATGCACACGAATGAGACCGAGATCTTTCTTTGTCAAACCAAGCCCTTATCGAGCGATGAGTTTAAGCTTTTAACGAGTAGGATCGATGAAATGTATCAGGTTAACGTGATTCTCGATAATTTGCCAGCGATTCGGTACACCAAGAAGGATAATTTCTTGGTGAGATGGACCGGGTATCCACTCGGGGTCAAGATTCAAGATACttattatgtgtttaatcacTTGAAGTTTACGGTTCTTGTTCATAAGTACGAAGAGACAAATGTGGCTAGTGTTATGGGTGCAGGGGATGCTGCTGAGACGATCCCTACTGTTGACAAACCGGGAGCTGATATTCCTGGTTATATCGTTGTCGGGTTTGAGGTCACTCCGTGTAGCTTCCAGCACAATGCCGAGTCGTTAAAGGATTTAAAGATGTACGGGAAGTACCCGTCGAAAATCTCGTGCGAAACCAGCACCGTAACAATGGGTATAAAAGAAAACCAGCCTGTGGCTTTCACTTACGAAGTTGAATTCGTCGAGAGCGATATCAAATGGCCATCAAGATGGGACGcttatttgaaaatggaagggGCGAAAGTACACTGGTTTTCGATCCTGAATTCGTTAATGGTTATCACTTTCTTGGCGGGAATCGTGCTCGTGATTTTCTTGAGAACCGTAAGGCGGGATTTGACTCATTACGAAGAGTTAGACAAAGAGGCGCAAGCCCAGATGAACGAAGAGTTATCAGGCTGGAAACTCGTTGTGAGTGACGTTTTTCGTGTTCCCGATCATCCAGCGCTTTTATGCGTTATGGTTGGTGACGGGGTTCAGATTCTTGGAATGGCGGTTGTCACGATCCTGTTTGCTGCACTTGGGTTCATGTCTCCGGCTTCTCGTGGGACCCTGCTCACCGGTATGCTGTTCTTTTACATGATTCTCGGAGTCGCGGCTGGTTACGTTGCTGTACGTATGTGGAGAACGATTTTCATCGGCGATCATAAAGGTTGGGTGTCCGTTTGCTGGAAAGTCGCTTGCTTTTTCCCGGGTATCGCGTTCTTGATCCTTTTCGTGTTAAACTTCCTCTTATGGGGCTCACACAGCACCGGTGCAATCCCGTTTTCGCTATTCGTTATCCTAATTCTGCTATGGTTTTGCATATCCGTCCCGTTGACACTCGTTGGTGGTTATTTCGGTGCAAAGGCCCCGCATATCGAGTACCCGGTTCGAACCAATCAAATACCGCGTGAAATCCCACCTCAAAAGTACCCATCTTGGTTACTCGTTCTTGGTGCGGGTACACTTCCGTTCGGGACACTCTTTATCGAGCTTTTCTTCATAATGTCTAGCATATGGATGGGCCGGGTTTACTACGTTTTCGGGTTTTTATTCATCGTCTTGATCCTTTTGGTAGTCGTTTGCGCTGAGGTGTCACTAGTCTTGACCTACATGCATCTATGCGTCGAGGATTATAAGTGGTGGTGGAAGTCGTTTTTCGCTTCAGGCTCAGTTGCATTATACATTTTCTTGTACTCGATTAACTACCTTGTTTTCGACCTCAAGAGCTTAAGCGGGCCTGTTTCGGCTACGCTTTATTTGGGTTACTCGTTGTTCATGGTTCTAGCCATCATGCTCGCGACTGGGACCGTTGGGTTCCTGTCATCGTTCTGGTTCGTGCACTATTTGTTCTCTTCGGTGAAACTTGATTGA